A region from the Oncorhynchus tshawytscha isolate Ot180627B linkage group LG26, Otsh_v2.0, whole genome shotgun sequence genome encodes:
- the LOC112225288 gene encoding thymosin beta-12, protein MSDKPDLAEVSNFDKTKLKKTETQEKNPLPTKETIEQEKQATA, encoded by the exons ATGTCTGACAAGCCAGATCTCGCTGAAGTCTCTAACTTCGACAAGACCAAGTTGAAGAAGACCGAGACACAAGAGAAAAACCCATTGCCCACCAAAGAAA CCATCGAACAGGAGAAGCAAGCAACAGCATGA